AAAGAAGAGCAAAAGGCATAGAATCGGCCATTGACACGACATAAACGACTATCATCACACAATAAAGAAGCATATAAAACCAATAATTTAATTAAGACCTAAAAATACAGAGTAATATTCCTGAATATTCTATATACTCCATCCTTTTTACTAGGCCTTTATTATTGAAATAGCTCGCATATTTACATTACGACAATAATATCAATAACCAATAAAGAAATAGCCATTGTTTCTTTGAAACAATGGCTATTTTAGTGTCATAGTTCTTTTGTCGCTTCTTATTGACACCTCACCGATAGAGGTTATTCATCACAATGAATCACTCGGACATAGAATTATCAGTTACTACTAAACTCTCTTTATAGCGTTTGATATAAGTACAGACACACACGCAGAAAATACAACTACCAGCACAACCATAACCAGCGGTGATATAGAGAATGGGAATACGAAAACGCTGTATACAATGATCGGCAGCATATAAAGCATCTTTTGGCTCAAACCAAACCTCAATGGTGATGAGTACTCGAAGGATTCCTTCTTAATCTCCCTCTGCAAGTAGCCAGTAAGCACGGCTGGAATGCCTAGTAGAGCAACCAGTGGCAACCAATGCGCAAATGACAGCACTCTCATCGTGGTATAAGCTATGGCAATATATATATTTCCTGCAATATCATCGACTACTTGCCACAAAGAGTAGAGCGCATCAGACTTTGCTAGAGTACCGTCGAGATAGTCTACTGGTAGTAGCACACTCTTTGTTAGCTCTAATGCCCCACTATTAATGTAGACAGTCTGTGAGAACGATAGAGAACGCCCCACTATATCGTCTGTAGCAGCTTCTCCATATATGTCTTGCATGTAACCGATCTCTGTCTCAAAGCTCTCTACTATAAGTTCCCTTGAAGACAAGGAGGCGACTACCGCAATTTGCGTTGCTATAATAATCATAAGGAACCAAAGCGGTTTTCGAGTGACAGTTTGTTCAGCCATCGTTACCTCACATTTCCAAGAACGGGAATACGCCCTTTAAACAGCTTGCCTCCAGCAAATGACGCCACATATTCTAGATCGGGAAGCTGCCCCATTAGCTCCTTCGGAAAAAGATCGGCTTCTTCTTCCATTAAACGTTCACCAATATTGGCCCCTAACCCATCAATCTCAGAGTTAGAAGCGTTGAACCCTTGCGTTCGCATCACGTATCGAACTTTTGTGGGAGGGTTTTTGGCACACACACGTTCTTGAGTCGCAGTATCCGCACAGCGAAAAGAAATAAAATTGTTGGTTGACGCTATAATCTGATCAGCTTTGGCTTCACTGCCAAGTTCCGCGACTAGATCTGAAATAGTTTGAGTGGCAACCCATAAGCGGAACCGTGCCCCTCTCGCCTTGTTGATCATTTGAATTAGCGGCTCACAAAGCATTTCACTGGCCTCATCAACAAAGAGGTTAATTACCTTGTCTTCATCTTCACCAAAATTGTATCGATTCGCAGCTACAGCAGCAGAATCAGCTAATATCATTTTACCGATGGCTGACGATACGATTCTGTCGGAGAGAGAATCGGTGCCGATCATCAAAACCTTGTTGGTTTTAATGATTGACTCCATATCAAAGGAAGGACGGCTATCATTGTTATCCGAAGGTGATAGAAGTTCTGCCAGCTCACCAGAGGTCACTTTTGCTAAGTTAGCCAGAAGGTTTGCTGTTGACTGCTCAAGTACGCGACGCTTCTCAAAGTACATAGAGCACATTGAGTCTATAGAGCTATTTCTATATTTTTGAGCGACTTTGTTTTGATAAAACTTTGTACATAGCGCAGCTCTAACCTCGGCGTCAGTGGTTTCTTCAAGCGGTACAAATAACGCGTCCTTCCATTCTACTTTGTTCTGTTCAAACCATGCCAAACACGCTTTCTCGATGAGAGTAGGAAAATGTTCGTAGTAGTAGCGAATCGACATCAACGTAACTTGTTCAGACATCATGTGCATCGCGTCGATGATGTACTGAAGGACCGTGTTAGCAATATCACGATAGAACGAGTCGCCATCTTCAGGTATCAGAGCTGTGACACGAGCCGCCAACTCTGACGCTCTGCTAAAGTTCTTTAACGGATTAATACGAATCGACTCTTCGGGATAGGCAGGGTGCCACATTACATAGCGCTCGGGTTTGCCCATTGCAGCACAGGCAGACTTTGCTATCTCTCGTATTTCTCTATCACCTTTCGGGCATAGAAAGATGCACGTTTCGTTTCGGAGAATAAGCTGATTCAACACCAAATCGAAGAATCGTGTTTTACCGGAACCGGACGCACCGGTTATGAGGTTGTGACCGTCAGCGTAGGCGAACGGAAAGCGGATATCAGTTTCGTGCTCAAGAATCCCCTGTATAAAACCACTTCCCTTGCTAACACGTTGTTTTCCAACAATGCTTTTCACATCACGCTTTAAGAGGTCATAGACGACTTGAGCCTCACCATGACCCCATTCACCGCCCCAGCCAAGGAACAGGCTATTTTCTTTGCTTGCGAGTGACATTTTTTATGATTTCCTTGTCTTTAATACCGAAAAGAGCCAGTGTTGAACTGGCTGTTGGGTCAATGGCTTCGACCTTGTAGCCTTTCAGTCGGCTTTTTCTTATCGCCAATTCAATGCCATTCCTTCCCAAAATCACCGCGAGTATTAACGACGCGACTCCCGCCATGTAGTAAATTGACATGGGTACATCAATGACTAGGGGAGTAATGAACAAAGCAAAACTCGTAGCTATCCAAAGAGCGGCTATGCGCAGTTCGTAATTCTTTCTGTAGGGGAACTCATAGTAATTGGGATCGTCTTTTTTGCTCATACCACTACAACCTCATGTTGATTATCTAAGACTTCTTGATAATTCATTGGGTTAACATTGAAGCCCGCAGATTCCAATTGGGACATCGCTATCGTCAAACTCTGTTGTTCAATAACAACTTTGCCCTTATTCACTTGGTAGCCAAGCTCAAATAGCTTTCGTGCTATGGGGTGTTCAAAAAGCACATCCTGGTCAGTTGTGTTGACCGGTGCATTTGATTCAGAAGTCGCTGTGCTTTCGCTAGATTCCGCTAGATTACCGTCGCTTTCCGTCTTAGGCGCTACCTTTGATAAGGCACACAGTATTGAGGCCATACTTGTTCGGAATGTTTCGAAACGACTGCCGCTTTCTTGGGTGCTTTGTGGTGTTGGATCTGGCTGTGTCGTATCAGCGTTCGCAGGACCATGATCTTTAGCAACCTCTTTCCCTTTCTTCTTACTTGGGTGTTGCTTTAGCGAATAGAGCTTTTCTGGCGATGGGACAAGCCTTTCGACGCGGTTAAATTTGAGACATTGTAATGTCACTGGCTTTGCCTTCGTTCCGAGTATTTCTGGCCTAATAGGACTATACAATGTCTCAGCGTCGTATTCTGTTGCCATGCCTTCTTCAATGCAGATACGAGCGAGAACATCTGGCACTGCTGGAATCATGTAGCCAGCCGTAAGTAACTCTTCAACCAGTTCACTCACTGACGCGTCCCAGAGAACATAGATTTCGTCGTCGATAAACCACAGCTTTGCATTCTTCTGATTCACTAACCATTGTTCGTTGAGAACTCTGTGTTTTATCAAATCAGCAAGTAATTCTGACAGGGGGGTTCGTTTAATTTCTTTGGTCACATGAGAGTGGTTGTGCAACATGTCATGCCTGACCGATTCCGCATCACTCTTGGACACAATTTGGCACATCGGATGTGAGGGATTATTTCCGGACACCGCTTCTAGCATTGTGTTATGGATAGCTTTTCCATCCTCACAGTTACCGAGCCACGACCACGTTTGTTTCGGAATGATACGTTGCATCACGGATATAGACGCATTGTGGTGTTTTTGGTGGCGATTTTTCATGTACTTGATGTAGTAGCGACCAAGTTTATGCTGTTTCGCCCATTGATTTATTGTTTGGTCAGAGTGTGCGTCCCAAGTAAGCGGGTTTTCGCTATCACCGTTCCAAACACTGACATCTGATACGACCTTACCGCCATCATGTAATAGTGCAGATAAGACACTGGCTGTTTTCCAGTGTCGATTGGATTGCTGTGTTTTGGCTTGAGATACATTTGTAGCGGGGTATTGCGTATGTTGTGCCGCTCTCATCGCTCGCTTTGCAACATCAAAAGAGTGATAGACCAAACCACCACCGGTACTATGATGTTTGTACTCAGAAGCAGGTAGGAGATCGACCAACTCTATAAAGCGTATCATCACGGGTCTAACATAGGTGTCAAACTCATCATCTGATAGTCCAAGCTCGCATTGAATGAACTTGATGTCCTCGTTCATTCTCTCTAAAAGTACGGGAGTCTGTACAACTGGAATACCCTGCGGGGTGGGGGGGTAGCCAATTACATCGTCATTTAAATTATCTAGTCCATAGCGTTCATGTTGAACATTTCTATTCAACAGTCGTTTTATTAGCGCAAACAACATATTACAATCCTTATTTTATAAGATTATGTTACATCATTTTTACTATTTCCAAAATTTGAGCCACTTACGATCGATGTAATGAATATGAGTTTTTTTAGAGTTGATTCCCAACCTACCAAAAAATTTTAGTTTGACCCTAATATAGTTTGCTAGACCACTAACAATCTTTTGGACAAAACCTTCTTAGAGTAGAAGGCAAACGACGACAAAAGGCACCGAAAAGTTTCGAACTTTGTTATCCACCGACAATTGAACTGCACGATTGGCACTTCGGCAGCACACATATACCTAATCATTTTGTAAAGATGGGCTTACCCGTTAGGCTTTACGACTGATATAGGCAAGGCGTTCCAGCTATAGCTATAACGCTGTGGTTACAAGTCATTGCTAGCAACGTATGGTTGTATTTGATTTGAGTCGCAAAAAGAGCCTATAACTCCTACAACCCCATTAATTCACTAGTAATCTCCATTCAAAACACAGGGGGTATTAATGATATTTTGCGTAAGCGATTGGTTTAATTATAAATTAGTGGAAGCAAGTAGTGCATTAGAGGCTGCCATAATACTAACAAGCGATATTAGATTAAGGAAAATACCATCAATAGAGTTGAATGGGGCATCTGTAGTTTGCGCTATGTGTGCTCCCTATGAGGGAAGGTTAAAGGTAACTATGGAAGCGTACAGCGATGACATGGCGCGAGTGCTGATTCTAGATTCGTTCGAGTCAACCACGTACTTTACATCACAGCCATCTTACATTTAGTTATAGCACCATATCACATTCAAATGTCTCAATACGTTCCGCAATAGTTTAAGCAAATAGTATAGTAACGCCGCATTTTCGGTGCCTCCTACATCGTAGGTTTCCCCTAACGATATGCGGGAACAAGGGGGGTTGTTTTTAAGTGTTCAAAACGAACAACCCCTTGCAGGGCAAGAGGTTGTGGTTTTTATTGTGTGTGGGAAATCTATCTATATCTCGGTCAGTTTTTGCTTCACCAACTCTTCTATCTCATCGATTACTGACTTAGGTAATCTAGAGAACTCCAACGTAGTCTTGTGACCGTCTGAGCTTGTTTTAATACGGGCGTACTGCTTAGGATTACTAAACTTCGCTAACGACTCTTCACGAGTTTTGCGTTTAGGTTTTGCCGTACTAAGCTTCGAGATTCTATCTTCATAATGAGCCAATAGCGCTTTTTGAATACCTTCAACGTCTGAATCATCATGCTCAAATGAAGCCTTGGAATCTTCAACAAAATCATCGACACTAATCTTCGACTTCATCAACGTCGCTTCTATCTTACCAAGTTTTGCATAGGTAGTGGTTGGTACAGATTCGCTATCAGGAAACGACAATATGAGTCGTTTGTCTATGTTCGCCGCGTTGACCTTCTTTCGCATCGTTTCTTTGCTAACGCCAAACTCTTTAGCTAGTGCGACCAAATCACTTTTATCGATACCTTTCTCATCAGCGTGTTTTAAATATCCAATACCAACTTCTCTCCAAGAAAAACGCTTCACCTTCTGAGTCAAATCAATATAGGCTTGAATTTCCTTCGCATCAGGTTGTTCATCTAAAACCCAAAGCGGCAAACTAACTTTCTCTTCTATCGCGCATAAGCGACGACGGCTTGCGTCAATAATCTCATAACGGTCTAGCTCTTTGTTATAATAGGCTACACCTTCTTGCTTGATCTCACCTTCTCTGCGAGTTTCCTCCAAGATATCTCGAACGGCGTCACTGTCCAGAGACTCTTGGTTTCGCAGGTTTAAATGGTGAACGACTGTCTTCTTCACTACCTCTTCCCACTTCAACACTTTATGTCTAGCGGTGTACTTTACTTTTCCAAAAGTGAGCGTCTTAGTCATTGGGCCATTTGAACTTAGCTCAAGGCCAGATTTAGCAGTAAATGAGCCTCTTTTTCCTGGTGGTGTTCTTTTCATAATATCGCCCTATTTCGCCGCAACTTGCATAAGTTCACCACGGAACTGCTTGTAAAATGCATTCACAGAACTAACCGCAATATCAAATTGACCATTCGTGCATAGCTCTTCTGATTTTTTGATGTCCAGTACTGTGCGGCCAAGTGCAGCGGTGGCAGTAAATGCGTCACTATGATTAATCGTCTCCGTCATCATGTTATTTCTGACAGAACGTAGTAGTTTTTGGAACGTGTCATATTCTGGACGGCTTGACTCTTGGTAGTTAACGACAGCGATTTTTTGCCATGCCAGTTTCGCACCCTTAGAAGGCAGGGTGCTCAGACGCGTCGCTAGGGTGCTCATGAAATTGGCAGTCGAAGCATAATCATAATAACGCGGCGTGACAGGTGTAAGAATCATGTCTGCGGCCTCCAAAGCTGACCATGTGATAGGACTGTCTTGAGGCGGCATATCCGCGTAGATAACATCGAATATCTCTTTAAGAACAGGCAATACCACCTCAGAAAACTTTCTCAGCAATCGATCTTGATTGGCCTCATCTAAGCTCCAATAAGTATCGACAAAGCGCTCATCGCTAGGGAAGGCCGTTATAACTGATAGGTTTGATAGATGCGTAGAGAAGGCACATTGCTTAATGATGTCCTCTAGCGTATAGCCGTTGGCAAGCAGAGCATTAACCGCGTTCTCTTCATTTTCAGGCTCGAACTCAGCCAATAGAATGTCCGTCATCGTAACAAAGATACTGCTATCTGCGACCTGCATTGTTCCTTGTCCAGCAGAGCCTTGAGGATCAAGGTCGAGTATAAGTACGCGAGCGTTGAGCGGTAAGTCTAATGCGGTAGCGGTAGCCAGTGTTACTGTTGTTGAAGTCTTACCGGTTCCACCTTTGTGATTAGCGACTACGATTAACTGGCCGTCATATCGCTCAAAGAAAGTAGGTAGTCCGAAGTGCTCCATAAGAACGTGAATTTGTTCATTTGTGTAAAGGTGCTGAACTCCCTGAGAGGTATGCTCACCAATAATACCTAGTTCCTCAGCCTCTTCCACTTTCTTCTTAAATGTTGGTTTGGTTGTACCAAGCAGCTTTATTACAGCCGTTTTGTTCATAGAATGGTTATACACGAGCCTATCAACCCCATCCACCAAGTCTTCGTCCGTTACTGCTACTCGCAACTGTGATTTTAGAGCCTCTTCTAAGTCAACAAGCTCATTGTTCATGTTTTGTGCTGTTTGCGCTATCGATTCTAAGATACTGGTCATATTGGCGTAACATCCTGATTATTCGTATTTGTAACCATAATAGACGCTACTTTACCATTGTAAAGTAAAATTAATCTTTTTCGGTAAAGTCATGGGTTGCGTATATTTTGTGGGAACAAGGGGGGTTGTTTGGGAGCGTTCAAAATGAACAACCCCTTGTTAGACAAGGGGTCGAAGGTGATTTGACGTTGATGGAAAAACTCGAGATTTTGAGGTCAGCTAAACCCTTTAACAAGTTCCAAATAGTTTTGTTTTGATGCCTCTTCTTTTGTATTGTGCTGTCTTTCCAGCTCTTCAACAAACTCACGCGTCTTCTCTACGACCTGCTCGTAAAGTGGTTTATGGAACTTCTCTTTTTCTTCAGATTCACTCATGAGTACCATTAGGGCGTCAGTTAGCTCAATGTATTCCTCTAGCGTTAGACCAAATGCGGCACCGCCATTAACGTTTTGCATGTTTAATTGCATCAAACGTTCTACATCCCTCTCTGCTTCTTCTATGTTTTCATCTGTAAAGGTAGCAATCCAGCGATACAGGAATCTAATTCTTGTATCATGCCCAACGCTGTTATCATCCTCATCTTCATTAACTATTTCAAAGCCCAACGTACCTTGACGTTCGCTTTCTTCAATGATGATACGTTCTCTTGATTCTTCGCTTTCGCTTATCGTTTTCAATGAACTAGCGATTAACCTTTTCAGAAACGTTTTCGGAGATTTATACGTTGGCATTAAGAGCTCTCCATTGTGGCCGTAGACGCCAAAGACTGTTTGAAGTTTCTTAATGGAAATTGGATAGAGTTTTTGTCCAGTTTTAAACCGACTAAGTAGATCGAGCATCTTTTTGCTGTGCGCGTCGCTCAAAGCTAAATACTGATCGTTTGATATTAGCGCGTAACCATTGGTCTTCGCTTTTGCTATGTACGAATTACGCAACTCGTTATTGGGAATAATAGTAAGAACACCATCTTTATATTGGCACCGACTAAAAAGAGGGGAGTAGTCAAAGTCACCGTTATCGTTCTCTATGCCGATAACAGTTTCAGTCAGTTTTTTTATCGGAGATCTAAGCATCGATGCTACGTTGCTTGAGCGGTCCAATTTAAAGAACGATGCAATCTCTTTCGCTTCAAATTTATAATGTGGTATGGCGTGACCATTCGCAACATCCCCGTTTACGTACCAATCTTGAGCCCTCATCTTCGTGAACAAAATAGAAAGTACATCACACATCTTTGGTGTGAGCTTCATGGAGGCAAACACGATATCGTTGCTTTTTATGTGAGATTCTATACCTGCGTGATATTTACGAACAACGGAAGTCGGTAGTGGTTTTTCTGTTTGATCGGAATTGACTTGTTCTTCCATAACTTGTGATCCATTCGTTGTTTTTGACTGACTTTAAGCAATGCCACCTTGCAGTAATCGAAAGTCGTGAAATGCTTAATCTCAGTGACAATAATGCTTAATATCAGTCATGATAATGCTTAATATCAGTCAAATCAACCTCTCGACTAACTGCATCTACGTGATATATCCTTACTGCACTGAACTACAGTATCGTAAGCATATGCATGAAAATTAAAAAATTATCTTCGCATTTTGCTTGATGCTTAAACTCAGTCAAAAGGACTTATTTTGAGTCAGCAATGCTTAAACTCAGTCAAAAGGACTTATTTTGAGTCAGCAATGCTTAAACTCAGTCAAAGGACTTATTTTGAGTCAGTTATGCTTAAATTCAGTCAAAGGACTTATTTTGAGTCAGTTATGCTTAAATTCAGTCAAAAGGCTTATTTTGAGTCAGCAATGCTTAAACTCAGTCAAAAGGCTTATTTTCAGTCAGTTATAATTATTTTCAGTCAGTTATAATTATTTTCAGTCAGGAATTGCTTACTTCAAGTCAAAAATTGCTTAAAACGAATCAAAGGATCGAATGAAAAAACTTTAAAACTCAATAACTTAGAGCTCTTTTTGAGAGTGCATAGATCTTATAGTCTTTATATAGATCCTATATAGAGTTTTATATATAAGATCTATTGAAAAAACTTATCTGACGGATTTCTTTAGCTTTTCCTTATGGAAGGCTAGGCAATGGGTACTAACGACTGATAAGCCAAAAGCGGCATTTGAGCGCGTGTCTTAACTCAGTGAGGCGCTAGATGATCGGCGTGGCACCGACCAAATACCGCAGAAGAAGGAGATTTGAATAGGGCAGAAAAACTTATCATTTGTAAACCCGAACGGTCTTAACCTTTACTGATAGCTTCTTGAATCAGCGACCAGATACCCGAAATAACGTCTTTTGCGACAGGTACGACTTGTTTGGTGACTTCAGCAAAAAGCTCGTTTAGGTCTGTTCCCGTAGCAATGCCATACAGTGCTATGCACCCTGCTGCGAGAAGTGCAAATTTCAATAGGTCGAACATAGCGTAATCCTCCATGATTTTGACTATCGTATCGTAAGTTATTAATTTTCCAAAGTTTATATAATAGGTAATTAACCTATTATATATTAGTCACCGAAGCTCAAATCAAGTGCAGTCCTTGATGCTGACAATTCTGAGTACAAATCATCGAAGCGCCAGCCGTTTGATACATTGGCATTGTACCAAGTTTTTAGGCATTGCTTCAGCTCGTACTCGTGCCATTGAGTATCGTTGTTCGAAATGAACTCTGGCAAGTCCTTTGGTGATAGTGACAGCATGTCGGTCTTCATTTGATTCAACTTAGACTGACGGTCCAATGTGGCTTTGGCATATATTTTATTGTCACGTTCAATTCTCATACCCATGTGGTTTTCGCTACGAGACCGGGCTGATGTCGCTATCGAAGGAAATGCCTGATCTGCAAAGTATGTGCTTACCAGATATCTCTGCTGTCCGTTACTACGCAGGAACCTATCTAGTTTATGCATGATCTCGGGAACCTTATCGCTGCGGTTATCTGCGATGACGAGTAGTTCTTGTCTTCTTGGCTTATATCCGAAGTAGTGACGGCAGAACGAGTTGGCGAATGGCGTTGCCCCTCTTGGTGTACGGTGCGCCATGTCTGTGTAGGTAAGTGCAACGGCGCGCTGGAAGTTGTTCGCTGGTAATAATGCTAAATTATCTGGGATCATACGGAACCTCTCGATGTCTGAATTAGTGGGCTCTGTTTACAAATTTTTCGTAGTCGCTATGCTGCGAAAAAATGTGCAATGTATCATTCAGCAGAACCCCGCGTTCGCAATGTCCTAGAGCGATGGTTTGATAGTTGTAACGGCGTGAGGACCGAAACTTCGCAGTACCCTGTTCAATCGATGATTCTAATTTGGCAATGCGCTTGAGTAGCTGTTTACTCGGTCTCTTGGGCATCTTTATTTTCATGCTGATTACTCGTTTGTGTTGACGTACAATTACGTTAGCATCGGAATTGAAGTTTCCTAAATGACCGTTACAGTGTCGCTGGCAGCGTAAAGATAGAGGTATGGTGATGGCGAGAGAAAGTATTCCATTTTTTGAGCAACAAAAGTGGCTGATAGAGCATGGAGAAGCGCTAAACGAATATGCGGTACCGAAGTTTAATTCTTATCGGCCAAATGTGGAACATACGCTAGAAGAAGCGGTAGAGTGCTTATTCTATCAATC
Above is a genomic segment from Vibrio sp. 10N containing:
- a CDS encoding ParB family protein, which codes for MKRTPPGKRGSFTAKSGLELSSNGPMTKTLTFGKVKYTARHKVLKWEEVVKKTVVHHLNLRNQESLDSDAVRDILEETRREGEIKQEGVAYYNKELDRYEIIDASRRRLCAIEEKVSLPLWVLDEQPDAKEIQAYIDLTQKVKRFSWREVGIGYLKHADEKGIDKSDLVALAKEFGVSKETMRKKVNAANIDKRLILSFPDSESVPTTTYAKLGKIEATLMKSKISVDDFVEDSKASFEHDDSDVEGIQKALLAHYEDRISKLSTAKPKRKTREESLAKFSNPKQYARIKTSSDGHKTTLEFSRLPKSVIDEIEELVKQKLTEI
- the traD gene encoding conjugative transfer system coupling protein TraD (Members of this protein family are the putative conjugative coupling factor, TraD, as the term is used for the SXT and TOL plasmid systems.); the encoded protein is MSLASKENSLFLGWGGEWGHGEAQVVYDLLKRDVKSIVGKQRVSKGSGFIQGILEHETDIRFPFAYADGHNLITGASGSGKTRFFDLVLNQLILRNETCIFLCPKGDREIREIAKSACAAMGKPERYVMWHPAYPEESIRINPLKNFSRASELAARVTALIPEDGDSFYRDIANTVLQYIIDAMHMMSEQVTLMSIRYYYEHFPTLIEKACLAWFEQNKVEWKDALFVPLEETTDAEVRAALCTKFYQNKVAQKYRNSSIDSMCSMYFEKRRVLEQSTANLLANLAKVTSGELAELLSPSDNNDSRPSFDMESIIKTNKVLMIGTDSLSDRIVSSAIGKMILADSAAVAANRYNFGEDEDKVINLFVDEASEMLCEPLIQMINKARGARFRLWVATQTISDLVAELGSEAKADQIIASTNNFISFRCADTATQERVCAKNPPTKVRYVMRTQGFNASNSEIDGLGANIGERLMEEEADLFPKELMGQLPDLEYVASFAGGKLFKGRIPVLGNVR
- a CDS encoding replication initiation protein; amino-acid sequence: MEEQVNSDQTEKPLPTSVVRKYHAGIESHIKSNDIVFASMKLTPKMCDVLSILFTKMRAQDWYVNGDVANGHAIPHYKFEAKEIASFFKLDRSSNVASMLRSPIKKLTETVIGIENDNGDFDYSPLFSRCQYKDGVLTIIPNNELRNSYIAKAKTNGYALISNDQYLALSDAHSKKMLDLLSRFKTGQKLYPISIKKLQTVFGVYGHNGELLMPTYKSPKTFLKRLIASSLKTISESEESRERIIIEESERQGTLGFEIVNEDEDDNSVGHDTRIRFLYRWIATFTDENIEEAERDVERLMQLNMQNVNGGAAFGLTLEEYIELTDALMVLMSESEEKEKFHKPLYEQVVEKTREFVEELERQHNTKEEASKQNYLELVKGFS
- the mobH gene encoding MobH family relaxase gives rise to the protein MLFALIKRLLNRNVQHERYGLDNLNDDVIGYPPTPQGIPVVQTPVLLERMNEDIKFIQCELGLSDDEFDTYVRPVMIRFIELVDLLPASEYKHHSTGGGLVYHSFDVAKRAMRAAQHTQYPATNVSQAKTQQSNRHWKTASVLSALLHDGGKVVSDVSVWNGDSENPLTWDAHSDQTINQWAKQHKLGRYYIKYMKNRHQKHHNASISVMQRIIPKQTWSWLGNCEDGKAIHNTMLEAVSGNNPSHPMCQIVSKSDAESVRHDMLHNHSHVTKEIKRTPLSELLADLIKHRVLNEQWLVNQKNAKLWFIDDEIYVLWDASVSELVEELLTAGYMIPAVPDVLARICIEEGMATEYDAETLYSPIRPEILGTKAKPVTLQCLKFNRVERLVPSPEKLYSLKQHPSKKKGKEVAKDHGPANADTTQPDPTPQSTQESGSRFETFRTSMASILCALSKVAPKTESDGNLAESSESTATSESNAPVNTTDQDVLFEHPIARKLFELGYQVNKGKVVIEQQSLTIAMSQLESAGFNVNPMNYQEVLDNQHEVVVV
- a CDS encoding DUF4400 domain-containing protein; this translates as MAEQTVTRKPLWFLMIIIATQIAVVASLSSRELIVESFETEIGYMQDIYGEAATDDIVGRSLSFSQTVYINSGALELTKSVLLPVDYLDGTLAKSDALYSLWQVVDDIAGNIYIAIAYTTMRVLSFAHWLPLVALLGIPAVLTGYLQREIKKESFEYSSPLRFGLSQKMLYMLPIIVYSVFVFPFSISPLVMVVLVVVFSACVSVLISNAIKRV
- a CDS encoding ParA family protein, producing the protein MTSILESIAQTAQNMNNELVDLEEALKSQLRVAVTDEDLVDGVDRLVYNHSMNKTAVIKLLGTTKPTFKKKVEEAEELGIIGEHTSQGVQHLYTNEQIHVLMEHFGLPTFFERYDGQLIVVANHKGGTGKTSTTVTLATATALDLPLNARVLILDLDPQGSAGQGTMQVADSSIFVTMTDILLAEFEPENEENAVNALLANGYTLEDIIKQCAFSTHLSNLSVITAFPSDERFVDTYWSLDEANQDRLLRKFSEVVLPVLKEIFDVIYADMPPQDSPITWSALEAADMILTPVTPRYYDYASTANFMSTLATRLSTLPSKGAKLAWQKIAVVNYQESSRPEYDTFQKLLRSVRNNMMTETINHSDAFTATAALGRTVLDIKKSEELCTNGQFDIAVSSVNAFYKQFRGELMQVAAK